In Lasioglossum baleicum chromosome 19, iyLasBale1, whole genome shotgun sequence, the following proteins share a genomic window:
- the LOC143218241 gene encoding uncharacterized protein LOC143218241 isoform X2: METRSSDQLFLLNHFESQIVGAKLPSNGQLLRVLFYNMRKVNLNLRESAALVMKEVEIFWEKARIPIKKTSDSINKVEKLYNKWRTLNKTANRQNDLQRKREQEFIDSLEDLFDIAHANALEMISVEEDKIFLLQQREKRRIGSMASIDRKLVEKEERQAERKEQQEMRWQRAQESSINDSVQLESTSTSSDEETEVPLARTIEILSDEPQVPDGDDTEAEDYNIPGPSNPKKRRGKQKLYHRVVGPIKRRQSSLRQKNGIYHSK, translated from the exons ATGGAAACAAGGAGCAGTGATCAGTTATTCCTATTAAATCACTTTGAGTCACAAATTGTTGGGGCTAAATTACCAAGCAACGGACAACTTTTACGTGTATTGTTCTATAATATGCGAAAAGTGAACTTAAATCTACGTGAAAGTGCGGCTTTAGTGATGAAAGAAGTAGAAATTTTCTGGGAAAAGGCGAgaattccaataaaaaaaacatcggaTAGTATTAATAAAGTGGAAAAACTATACAACAAATGGCGAACACTTAATAAAACCGCGAATCGCCAAAATGATCTACAGAGAAAGCGAGAACAAGAATTTATAGATTCATTAGAGGATTTATTCGATATCGCACATGCGAATGCCTTAGAAATGATTTCTGTAGAGGAAGATAAGATATTCCTCCTGCAGCAGAGGGAAAAGAGACGAATCGGTTCGATGGCATCTATTGATCGTAAATTAgtagagaaagaagaaagacaagCAGAGCGGAAGGAACAACAAGAGATGCGGTGGCAACGGGCTCAGGAATCATCGATCAATG attCAGTACAATTAGAATCAACGTCCACATCCAGTGATGAAGAGACAGAAGTCCCGTTAGCAAGAACCATAGAAATTCTTTCGGACGAGCCTCAGGTACCTGACGGTGATGACACCGAGGCAGAGGACTACAATATACCTGGGCCGAGTAACCCCAAGAAAAGACGAGGAAAGCAGAAG